The following are encoded in a window of Periplaneta americana isolate PAMFEO1 chromosome 13, P.americana_PAMFEO1_priV1, whole genome shotgun sequence genomic DNA:
- the LOC138711765 gene encoding uncharacterized protein: protein MGTITYIFSKLLVCLVLSVSGIDNFKDDDDFRSKRFTLDINFSGLGKFLGNFLGKINSFTSASISRIFEYVKFPSLSTVFTFFKGNIGDIFIKPGSRPKLLFNPFVDVLLRYGTSQNFYESAVVHHCRQFLNRPDLLAIIGSDLNISAFQNAGLLLKAIFERALTSEIVRKDINLYNSLLHCYKNLVFSGPPINAFQELTLDFDSIFRAFDLQKINMQNGVDSLKRLIHFLLTEFNFNDFLKQFKIHACYTRGDFLRAFLIHLYDHPKIPLHLKYDIQLLVPHVVTTGVGASPIDYVIASDNMSQSMACSACAAMGSNVFF, encoded by the exons ATGGGAACTATAACGTATATATTCAGCAAACTTCTTGTTTGTTTGGTTTTGTCAGTAAGCGGAATTGATAACTTCAAG GACGATGACGATTTCCGGAGCAAGCGATTCACCTTAGATATTAACTTCAGTGGTTTGGGAAAGTTTCTTGGAAACTTCTTAGGAAAAATAAATTCCTTCACATCCGCCTCCATTTCCAGGATCTTCGAGTACGTTAAATTTCCGTCTCTGTCAACAGTATTCACATTTTTCAAAGGAAATATAGGAGACATTTTCATCAAACCTGGTAGCAGACCTAAATTATTGTTTAACCCATTTGTTGATGTGTTACTACGATATGGCACCTCTCAGAATTTCTACGAGAGTGCAGTGGTTCATCATTGCCGTCAGTTCCTCAACAGACCTGACTTACTTGCTATTATCGGGAGTGACTTGAATATCAGCGCATTTCAAAATGCAGGGTTGCTCTTGAAAGCTATATTTGAAAGAGCACTAACTTCTGAAATAGTCAGGAAAGATATAAATCTGTATAACAGCCTCCTGCATTGTTACAAAAACTTAGTTTTTTCCGGGCCACCAATTAATGCATTTCAGGAGTTGACTCTTGATTTTGATTCAATATTCAGAGCGTTTGATCTGCAGAAGATTAATATGCAGAACGGCGTTGATAGCCTGAAACGGTTGATACACTTCTTGCTAACGGAAttcaatttcaatgatttccttaAGCAATTTAAGATACACGCTTGTTACACCAGAGGAGACTTCTTGAGAGCCTTCCTTATACATCTATACGATCACCCTAAAATACCACTTCACTTGAAGTACGATATACAATTGTTGGTTCCACATGTTGTAACTACTGGTGTGGGCGCGAGTCCCATAGATTACGTCATAGCTTCGGATAACATGTCTCAGTCAATGGCTTGCAGTGCTTGTGCAGCCATGGGAagcaatgtatttttttaa